A single genomic interval of bacterium harbors:
- a CDS encoding acyl-CoA dehydrogenase family protein, whose product MDFDLREEQKQFQRFLRETCERILKPKAVQVDELGMVPEENLQELARAGYMGLLIPEALGGNNGDMTCFLVGTEEVARCCPSTALVAGTSLMRFGLPTILYASQAQKQRILPRLARGDLRGAWAHTESQGGCDTENLTTWASSRQDGFSLCGRKDYVLNGPEASALLVAARVNAEAGCGKSTGVFLLEEPCQGLKRSPVVRTVGARGARICSLELEDCILPRDSLLGGEAGPSAQAVEELPHMPLLMAGYSIGVGQAALELSIHYARQRATFGRPIVSYQEVHFRIADMYVNVDVARQLALRAAWLIDVGRGSTVESSLAKLFASEMGLMCGQSCAHIHGGRGLLDGSQADRLLRDSRMGLILGGTVEMHRLGIARQVLAGKA is encoded by the coding sequence ATGGATTTTGACCTCAGGGAAGAGCAGAAACAATTCCAAAGGTTCCTCAGGGAGACTTGCGAGAGAATCCTTAAACCCAAGGCAGTCCAGGTGGATGAGCTGGGGATGGTGCCGGAGGAAAATCTTCAGGAACTGGCCAGGGCGGGTTACATGGGACTTTTGATCCCAGAGGCCTTGGGAGGAAACAATGGTGATATGACCTGTTTCCTCGTGGGCACAGAAGAGGTGGCCCGCTGCTGCCCCTCCACGGCCCTTGTGGCAGGAACCTCCTTGATGCGCTTCGGGCTTCCGACTATTCTGTACGCAAGTCAGGCCCAAAAGCAAAGGATTTTGCCCAGACTGGCAAGGGGAGACTTGAGAGGGGCTTGGGCTCATACAGAATCTCAAGGAGGATGCGATACAGAGAATCTCACCACCTGGGCCAGCTCCAGGCAGGATGGCTTTTCCTTGTGCGGCAGGAAGGACTATGTTCTAAATGGGCCTGAGGCATCGGCTCTGTTGGTTGCAGCCCGTGTGAATGCTGAGGCAGGTTGCGGGAAGTCCACAGGGGTCTTCTTGCTGGAGGAGCCTTGCCAGGGGCTCAAGAGAAGCCCCGTGGTGCGCACAGTGGGGGCCAGAGGGGCCAGAATCTGCAGCCTTGAACTGGAAGATTGCATTTTACCCAGGGACTCTCTTTTGGGGGGGGAGGCGGGGCCCTCGGCCCAGGCAGTGGAGGAATTACCACATATGCCTCTTTTGATGGCTGGTTACAGCATTGGAGTGGGACAGGCAGCGCTGGAGTTGAGCATTCATTATGCTCGTCAAAGGGCTACCTTTGGGCGGCCCATAGTCTCTTATCAGGAAGTTCACTTCAGGATCGCAGACATGTATGTGAACGTGGATGTGGCCAGGCAGCTGGCTCTTAGGGCAGCCTGGCTCATAGATGTTGGCAGGGGCTCCACGGTGGAGTCATCCCTGGCCAAGCTCTTTGCCTCTGAGATGGGCCTCATGTGCGGGCAAAGCTGCGCACATATCCACGGGGGAAGGGGGCTGCTGGATGGAAGCCAGGCCGACAGGCTCCTGCGGGACAGCAGGATGGGGCTGATATTGGGGGGCACAGTGGAGATGCATCGCCTGGGCATAGCTAGGCAGGTGTTGGCGGGGAAGGCCTGA
- a CDS encoding ABC transporter permease, giving the protein MNWIPIYKKELRSYFTSPVAYVIIFVFIAIVGVWWFFWDFQRFVIISMQATQNPYYAEALNVNELVIRNLFGNLALVMLFGLPLLTMRLFAEEKKAGTYEILFTLPLKDWETLLGKFLACWSVFSLMMALTAIYPVTMALLTNPEPLPILVGYLGMLLLGGAFICLGIFVSSLTENQIIAAFGTYGLLLVLLAMGWSGGFVGPSVGEILKDLNIFNHLQSFLKGVLDTRDIVFYLLFSYFFLFLTLRSLESKRWRG; this is encoded by the coding sequence ATGAACTGGATCCCGATTTACAAGAAAGAACTCAGATCCTATTTCACGTCTCCGGTGGCATATGTGATCATCTTCGTATTTATAGCCATAGTGGGAGTCTGGTGGTTTTTCTGGGACTTTCAGCGCTTTGTGATCATAAGCATGCAGGCAACCCAGAACCCTTATTACGCCGAAGCCCTAAATGTAAATGAGCTGGTAATCCGAAATCTTTTTGGGAACCTGGCCCTGGTGATGCTATTTGGACTGCCACTTCTGACCATGAGGCTCTTTGCTGAGGAGAAGAAGGCTGGCACCTACGAAATTCTCTTCACGCTGCCTCTCAAAGATTGGGAGACTCTACTGGGCAAGTTCCTGGCCTGTTGGAGCGTTTTTTCTTTGATGATGGCCTTGACCGCCATATATCCCGTGACCATGGCTTTGTTGACCAACCCGGAGCCCCTTCCCATACTGGTGGGATATCTGGGGATGTTGCTGTTGGGGGGGGCCTTCATCTGTCTGGGGATCTTCGTGTCCTCCCTCACAGAAAATCAGATCATAGCGGCCTTTGGCACTTATGGGCTGCTGCTGGTGCTTCTGGCCATGGGATGGTCCGGGGGTTTTGTGGGGCCCTCGGTGGGGGAAATCCTCAAGGATCTTAACATATTCAACCATCTCCAGAGCTTTCTGAAGGGAGTGCTGGATACCAGGGATATTGTTTTTTATTTGCTGTTTTCCTACTTTTTCCTTTTCCTGACCTTGCGTTCCCTGGAATCCAAGCGGTGGCGGGGGTGA
- the lgt gene encoding prolipoprotein diacylglyceryl transferase, protein MPYPNISPVIFSVGPFQLRWYGTMYLLGFVVGYLILRKLTEGRKGRFKGDLLLDFLAFVALGLVVGGRLGYVLIYNLPYYLENPLEVLAIWKGGLSFHGGFAGVILAGMWFAKRNSVGFYEMADVAVVPLPIGLGLGRIGNFINGELFGRPSNLPWCMVFPQGGPQCRHPSQLYEALLEGMILFLIMWRLGRVERKPGIVFWSFVMFYGLFRFLGEFAREPDPQLGLVLGPLSMGQLLSLPMAILGAWMLHRRSLRKGPG, encoded by the coding sequence ATCCCCTATCCCAACATCTCTCCGGTCATCTTTTCGGTGGGACCTTTTCAGCTCAGGTGGTACGGCACCATGTACCTGCTGGGCTTTGTTGTGGGTTACCTGATCCTGAGAAAACTAACAGAGGGGAGAAAGGGCAGGTTCAAGGGGGACCTGCTGCTGGATTTCCTGGCTTTTGTGGCCTTGGGACTAGTGGTGGGAGGTAGGTTGGGATACGTGCTCATATATAACCTTCCTTACTATCTTGAAAATCCCCTGGAGGTACTGGCCATCTGGAAGGGAGGCCTTTCTTTTCACGGTGGGTTTGCAGGAGTGATATTGGCCGGCATGTGGTTTGCAAAGAGAAATTCAGTGGGATTCTATGAAATGGCCGATGTGGCTGTGGTGCCGCTTCCCATAGGCCTGGGACTGGGAAGAATAGGAAACTTCATAAACGGGGAGCTCTTTGGCAGACCGTCGAACCTGCCCTGGTGCATGGTCTTTCCCCAGGGTGGACCCCAATGCCGTCACCCCTCTCAGCTTTATGAGGCCTTGCTCGAGGGAATGATACTTTTTCTCATCATGTGGAGATTGGGACGGGTGGAAAGAAAACCGGGTATTGTATTTTGGAGTTTTGTGATGTTCTACGGGCTTTTTCGTTTCTTGGGAGAGTTTGCCAGGGAACCAGATCCACAGTTGGGTCTGGTTCTGGGGCCGCTGTCCATGGGCCAGTTGCTTAGCCTGCCCATGGCCATTCTGGGGGCTTGGATGTTGCACAGGAGGAGCCTAAGAAAAGGGCCCGGATAA
- a CDS encoding ATP-binding cassette domain-containing protein, which produces MIEVERVSKFYGPVAAIHDVSFQVDKGEIVGFLGPNGAGKTTTMRVLTCFHPPSSGTARVAGFDVFKDSLEVRRRVGYLPESVPLYTDQTVWSYLNFIAEVRGIGKSQRKAQVARVMEECGLDQVGDRLIGRLSKGYRQRVGIAQALVHRPQVLILDEPTIGLDPKQIIEIRQLIRGLAGERTVIVSTHILPEVSMVCSRALIINQGRIVAADTPENLTLRLQKGMRIQLQVRAQEPSQVEAALRSVRGVSRVTWERDVSDGVRAYMVESTDRRDLRAALAREIIGRGWDLLELRSVEMSLEDIFLQLVTEEPQAESVETTH; this is translated from the coding sequence ATGATAGAGGTGGAGCGGGTCTCCAAATTTTACGGGCCGGTAGCCGCCATACATGATGTGAGCTTCCAAGTGGACAAGGGTGAAATCGTAGGCTTCCTGGGACCCAACGGGGCTGGTAAGACAACCACCATGCGTGTGCTTACCTGTTTTCACCCTCCCAGCTCTGGTACGGCCAGGGTGGCTGGCTTTGACGTTTTCAAGGATTCTCTGGAGGTCAGAAGGAGGGTGGGATATCTTCCCGAGAGCGTGCCCCTATATACTGATCAGACCGTTTGGTCCTACTTGAACTTCATTGCCGAGGTGAGGGGAATAGGAAAGTCCCAAAGAAAGGCCCAGGTGGCCCGGGTCATGGAAGAGTGCGGTTTGGACCAGGTGGGGGATCGTCTCATAGGAAGACTCTCCAAGGGGTACAGACAGAGGGTGGGGATCGCTCAGGCCCTTGTACACAGACCCCAGGTCTTGATATTAGATGAACCCACCATCGGGCTTGACCCCAAGCAGATCATAGAGATTCGTCAGCTGATACGAGGACTGGCAGGTGAACGTACAGTCATTGTCAGCACCCATATACTGCCTGAGGTCAGCATGGTTTGCAGCAGGGCCCTCATAATAAACCAGGGCCGCATAGTGGCTGCGGATACTCCCGAGAACCTCACCTTACGGCTCCAAAAGGGCATGCGCATTCAGCTTCAGGTCCGGGCTCAAGAACCCTCCCAGGTCGAGGCTGCCCTCAGATCTGTGCGGGGAGTAAGCAGGGTCACATGGGAGAGGGATGTGTCCGATGGGGTGAGAGCTTATATGGTGGAGTCCACAGACCGAAGGGATCTAAGAGCAGCACTTGCCAGAGAAATCATAGGACGGGGGTGGGATCTGCTGGAACTTCGTTCTGTGGAAATGAGTCTGGAGGACATCTTCTTGCAGCTTGTCACAGAGGAGCCGCAGGCAGAGTCTGTTGAGACCACTCACTGA
- a CDS encoding acyl-CoA dehydrogenase family protein: MDLDFSQEQRIFREQVLSFSRKEIAPLGEDSDLKGEFCWEAWRKMASFGLLGLHFPEQYGGAGSDIVTACLAGEALAEGGADGGLTLSWGAHTYLCGDTILQHGTAEQKARYLPKIASGQWIGALGLTEPEAGSDASAIRTVAHRKGDYYVLNGTKMFITNGPIADVLVVIASTDPAKKALGISAFIVEKSYQGFTPGKPLKKMGCRASPTSELVFQDCRVPAENLLGQEGDGFVKIALGALEWDRSSLMAPFVGGMRYLLDLCVAYANQRVQFDRPIGRFQAIQHKLAEMKVIYEASRLLMYRVAWCKDQGRPLNHLEAATAKLFVGEAGMRLAHEAVQIHGGYGYIHEYPVERAFRNARLASIGGGTSEIQRAIIARMIMNLDYSHGRAI, encoded by the coding sequence ATGGACTTGGATTTCTCACAGGAGCAGAGGATTTTTCGGGAACAGGTCCTTAGTTTTTCTCGTAAGGAGATAGCCCCCCTGGGAGAGGATTCGGATCTCAAAGGGGAGTTTTGCTGGGAAGCATGGCGCAAGATGGCCAGCTTCGGGCTCCTGGGTCTGCACTTTCCAGAACAGTACGGCGGGGCTGGCTCTGACATTGTAACAGCCTGCCTTGCAGGGGAAGCTCTGGCAGAGGGGGGAGCCGACGGCGGGCTCACTCTTTCCTGGGGAGCGCACACCTACCTGTGTGGAGACACCATATTACAACATGGCACTGCTGAGCAAAAAGCCAGGTACCTGCCCAAGATAGCATCCGGGCAATGGATAGGAGCCTTGGGGCTCACAGAGCCCGAGGCAGGATCCGATGCCTCGGCAATTCGAACCGTTGCCCATAGAAAAGGGGACTACTATGTCCTCAATGGCACCAAGATGTTCATCACCAACGGCCCCATAGCCGACGTTCTGGTGGTAATAGCTTCCACGGATCCGGCCAAGAAGGCCTTGGGTATCTCGGCCTTCATAGTGGAGAAAAGCTACCAGGGATTCACGCCGGGCAAACCTCTGAAGAAGATGGGATGCCGCGCTTCGCCAACCTCGGAGCTTGTTTTCCAGGATTGTAGGGTGCCGGCAGAAAATCTTTTGGGCCAAGAAGGGGATGGTTTTGTCAAGATCGCCCTTGGAGCTCTGGAATGGGATCGAAGCTCCCTCATGGCGCCTTTTGTAGGGGGAATGCGTTATCTTTTGGACCTTTGTGTAGCATACGCCAACCAAAGGGTGCAGTTCGACAGGCCCATAGGCCGATTCCAGGCCATTCAGCACAAACTGGCCGAAATGAAGGTGATCTACGAGGCCAGTCGTCTGCTCATGTACAGGGTGGCTTGGTGCAAAGATCAGGGTAGGCCTTTGAATCACCTAGAGGCCGCAACAGCCAAACTCTTTGTGGGAGAAGCGGGCATGCGTCTGGCCCACGAAGCGGTCCAGATCCACGGCGGTTACGGATACATTCACGAGTACCCCGTGGAGCGTGCTTTTCGTAACGCCAGATTGGCCTCCATAGGAGGAGGCACGAGTGAAATCCAGCGAGCCATAATAGCCCGAATGATAATGAATCTGGATTACAGTCATGGCAGGGCCATTTGA